A stretch of Acropora muricata isolate sample 2 chromosome 7, ASM3666990v1, whole genome shotgun sequence DNA encodes these proteins:
- the LOC136923479 gene encoding extracellular calcium-sensing receptor-like translates to MRLFVRLCFLVSLLRVETDVANRVRWRRFKEGKFIIGALFPVTRGTHCDILQEEGLFLVEAFVYKVTELNGGALPSDELMGYDIRDTCSDPNIAVQEVLDILRRRNNVPWLNCSLRKAAINCGVVAFVGPELNNSVVSTSRILSALGIPQISYGAFISHLNNKSIYNTFFHNGPSDKQLGSSLVSLVVHFEWLCINIISSKDKFSRGVGSTLKKDLENRGVWIPVNRIIAKSEDISSVIFEVRARGSTAVNVVVGDRDLLVELLSEAKKHGLTKRFWVGFHAWDRNLPFLEPYIKVIHGMFWLLPPEDDLGKFQAQATEKSRNISKAYCAWVDKGSHWPGFCNVGHVWRESLSLPMAKAGSVMNSVVAIADGMELIFPCSFNKSKNLNCTIHVSLNLTRERLATHLAHLELNVQYDIVNMRFTEERALITQNVGKWTKEQKLVFRDINILCSGNGPRVPYSGCRDKCPSNTTIKYYGTYCWSCEKCLHGQYNDESNSSCEQKHQTSNDNQSIYMNNPLTIITPGGAFACTLNFACVLGAILTSIVIAVIVRYQDTPVVKAKNLSFSIFSLVVLLAWFLTPLLYIGKPSNFLCKMRTVSLAMTYTAISSVLLTKTNRLVKIFAAVKIQKHPFLSNWWYGFLTGSLIFVQFMLVASYLYFSGPQVVYNCNVIDSLVVTCKGSWRFDIALLAYNFTLSMQCSWSAYRARHLPRAYKEFKWICLAIIINFLSWLAILVTRYLSATSEKYNLVCIVMLLLFSAYSTLSLLFLPQIWMVLFRSEINTKEAVMKSTRRYSEEQAAAIDFSPIQSDPRLRLCGACSLL, encoded by the exons ATGCGCCTCTTTGTTCGTTTATGTTTTCTGGTGAGTTTGTTAAGGGTGGAAACAGATGTCGCCAATCGAGTGCGGTGGAGAAGGTTTAAAGAGGGAAAGTTCATCATAGGAGCTCTGTTTCCAGTCACGCGAGGTACCCACTGTGATATTCTACAAGAAGAAGGACTTTTCCTCGTCGAAGCTTTCGTTTACAAGGTAACAGAACTCAACGGTGGCGCGCTTCCTTCTGATGAGCTCATGGGTTACGACATTAGGGACACGTGTTCAGATCCAAATATTGCTGTGCAAGAAGTGCTGGACATACTCAGAAGAAGAAACAACGTACCATGGTTAAATTGCTCTTTAAGGAAAGCTGCGATCAACTGTGGTGTTGTAGCATTTGTTGGACCAGAACTCAACAATAGCGTGGTATCAACCAGCAGGATTTTGAGCGCACTGGGAATACCACAG ATCAGCTATGGGGCTTTTATTTCTCATCTCAATAACAAGTCGATTTACAACACATTTTTCCATAATGGTCCCTCGGACAAGCAACTCGGATCGTCCTTGGTAAGTCTTGTTGTCCATTTTGAGTGGCTCTGCATCAATATCATCTCTTCCAAGGACAAATTTTCTCGTGGTGTAGGGAGTACCTTGAAAAAAGATCTTGAAAATCGTGGAGTTTGGATTCCTGTGAACAGAATCATTGCAAAAAGTGAAGATATTTCGAGTGTAATTTTCGAGGTCCGGGCCCGTGGGAGCACCGCCGTTAATGTTGTTGTGGGAGATCGCGACCTTCTTGTTGAGCTTTTGTCCGAGGCTAAGAAACATGGTCTAACAAAACGGTTTTGGGTTGGGTTTCACGCCTGGGACAGAAATCTGCCTTTTTTGGAACCCTATATTAAGGTAATACATGGAATGTTTTGGTTGCTCCCACCCGAGGATGACTTGGGCAAGTTTCAAGCCCAAGCTACAGAGAAATCCAGAAATATTTCGAAGGCATACTGCGCATGGGTTGATAAAGGAAGCCACTGGCCAGGTTTCTGCAATGTTGGACACGTGTGGCGTGAGAGCTTAAGTTTGCCGATGGCGAAAGCTGGAAGTGTAATGAATTCTGTTGTGGCTATTGCTGATGGAATGGAATTAATTTTCCCCTGTAGTTTTAACAAATCTAAAAACCTGAACTGTACGATTCACGTAAGCCTGAATCTCACTAGAGAACGTCTTGCAACTCATTTGGCGCACTTAGAATTGAACGTGCAATATGATATTGTCAATATGCGTTTCACGGAGGAGAGAGCCTTGATTACCCAAAACGTTGGGAAGTGGACGAAAGAGCAGAAACTTGTCTTCAGAGACATCAACATTCTTTGTTCGGGTAACGGGCCAAGGGTCCCTTACTCGGGATGTCGAGACAAGTGTCCTTCGAACACAACTATTAAGTACTATGGAACTTATTGTTGGAGCTGTGAAAAATGTCTTCATGGACAGTACAATGATGAGAGCAACAGTTCTTGTGAGCAAAAGCATCAAACGTCAAACGATAATCAGAGCATCTACATGAACAACCCGCTGACCATCATTACTCCTGGAGGCGCGTTTGCGTGTACACTGAACTTCGCGTGTGTCCTGGGCGCGATCCTTACCTCGATTGTCATTGCTGTGATAGTTCGATACCAGGACACTCCGGTTGTGAAGGCCAAGAATCTTTCGTTCTCCATATTTTCTCTGGTTGTGCTTCTTGCTTGGTTCCTAACGCCTTTGCTGTACATTGGCAAACCTTCCAACTTCTTGTGTAAAATGCGAACAGTGTCACTCGCTATGACTTACACAGCCATATCGTCTGTTTTACTGACGAAAACCAACCGTCTCGTAAAAATTTTTGCAGCTGTAAAAATTCAGAAACATCCCTTTCTAAGCAATTGGTGGTATGGATTTTTGACTGGCAGTTTGATATTTGTGCAGTTTATGTTGGTTGCATCGTATTTATATTTTTCCGGGCCACAGGTCGTGTATAATTGTAATGTCATAGACTCACTGGTTGTAACTTGCAAAGGAAGTTGGCGTTTCGATATCGCTTTACTGGCATATAACTTCACTTTATCCATGCAATGTTCATGGTCGGCCTATAGGGCGCGCCATTTGCCGCGAGCCTACAAAGAATTCAAGTGGATCTGCCTTGCGATAATAATAAACTTCTTATCATGGTTGGCCATCCTGGTAACTCGCTACTTATCTGCCACCAGTGAGAAATACAACCTTGTGTGCATCGTAATGCTATTGCTCTTCAGTGCTTATTCTACACTGTCTCTCCTGTTTTTACCGCAAATTTGGATGGTCCTTTTCCGATCCGAGATAAACACGAAAGAGGCGGTGATGAAAAGCACGAGAAGGTATTCGGAAGAACAGGC